The Daphnia magna isolate NIES linkage group LG6, ASM2063170v1.1, whole genome shotgun sequence genome segment GAGAGGCATGCGGCCGAGGCTGAGGCCGAGACAGTCGAAAGAGAAACTTCAGCAGCTTCCTCGCAACAGTCACCAGCTACAGGTCAGCGCTCGCCGCCGCCTCAGtcatcaaaaaagaaagatgtaATTGAGATAGTTAGATTTTATAGTGAACATTTTAATGAGCTAATTCTATTCCCACAGTGCACTATCTTGTGATTTTCTCGTGATGGAGTGGAATCATCTTGAAACGCCcaattatatattttttttttcgctacGAAGATAAAAGAACTTGAATTTAAATTGTCTTCTCTACACTGTTTCCTACTCTTAATCTGGGCGAATAGTCCAAATTTACCTACTTCTTAAAACATCTGTCAGTTCACATACTATTCATAAGTTCTTGTGCTAGTCACATGAGTTATTAAAATGACCATTATGAACGCACCAATCTTTTTCACCGCGTGtacttatttcatttttaaatttataaatCAAGTTCAATCAAGCTTTCCAACCATCGTCATCTGAAAGAAATCTTCTCTTCTTCGTCGTGTTCATGTATGGCCTGTATGCCCATTCCGTGTCAGCCGCATCAGCCTGGTCGATAGTTCCCAATTTCAAATCATATACTATGGAAAACAAAAGGTCGGTCaacatagtaaaaaaaaactgaaaaaccaATATTTTACGTCGCAATTGGAAACGGGGGCCAACTTCCTTTAGTTCAATGCCTTTGCCTGCCTCGCCTTTTTTGTAAGTGTGATGCCGATATGAAATGAAATCATCATGATTGGCGAACGTAATAACTCGTTTACTGTCTTCTTTCGGAACAGGGAAAAGATACCtgtaaatttcaaataaacaaattatttcTTCAAACGGCTagttaaaattttaaaaggacACTTCGTACTTTAGAATGTTCATGACTCGCTGTCCCAATGGCGTTTTCATGTTGTGAAATATGAGATGAGGATACTGCTCGGACATGGGCCCAATGTCAGGAATATCGTGACGCATCACCACATCGGAAACGTTGAAGTACGCCGTAGGACCATAAGGTAAATGGCTGATTATGATGGCGTTTGGCTGACCTCGATGTTCATGAACGACAATGAAATCAGTAACACTATTAGCCCTGCATGCATCCAAAAGTTGTTTCATTTCATAATTGCCACGATTAAGCCTCTGTGAATTCGGGAAGACCAGCTTGAGTTCCTGCAATATTAACAACATAAAATAAGTGAATTACTGGaacttaattttaaaataagtGTCTATGTACTTTGACAAACATCTTTAAACGAGAGGAAGGATCATGGGAAGTTGTTATCATAATTTTGGGGTCCTCTACCCCAGCCCAGCGATATTCATCATCCATGTGAGATGTACCTCCACCACCTGCACAAAAAAATTCAGTTCTTTATTCAATGGAGGTACACAtgtacacacaaaaacagGAAACAAACCTGTATCGGTTCCACCCAAAAGGGCTGCTCTTTCTGGCCCAGCATCTTCCCATTCTAATGATTTTTGAAGTTCAATAGCCTGCTTCTTTAGATCCGTGTCAATAGGTCTTCCCTCTGccaaattattattataattttgttATTAATGGTTGGTTTTATAAAGTGGCATAAAAACTAACCTTCAAGGGCCTGTCTCAAGCGATCTTTCTTGTCTTGGATGGCTTTCTGACGTCCCTCTAGCGATTTCCGATATAAATATTCACGGCGCAATCGAGCTTGTCTACGTAGCTAATTAACAGAAAATTAATAAGTAGAATGCATGTACAAGTCAGGATAATCGAcgtaccattttttaaatcccaaAATCAACAATGACgaaaaacacaagaaaagTTGTCCAACACGTGACAGCTAGACTGCTAGAGGAAGAAATTATTGtggaaaatcaaaatttgtcTGCTTTCTTTTTGCGTAACTGCCACATAAAACAAATAGCAACTTGTAGTTGTAACTTCAACTTGtaagttgtaaaaaaaaaatattaaatatttcaaaattaaataaagTAAGTGTAAACCATAATTTCGAGGCcagaaggaaaataaaaataaataaagaagtgaaaaaaaaagtgaatctGAATCGGTGATGTATAAGTAAAGTATAATGTATTGTAGCTTGTAGGGATCGGTTCCGCGTGAACCGGGTGTTTACCGATAGATTGGGTTGTGTTGATTTTCGATGCGTCTATTTTTCTGCCCATGGACTATCGGGTTGGCTTTCGTTTATAAGTTGGTgcgaggaaaaataaaaaccggTTACAAAACCCATTTTCAAATTCCCATTACATCGCTTTCTGCCCCGTTTGCCCCGATTTCTACTCCGATTCCTACCCGAAAATTTGATCACCTGTTTGACTACCGTTTAACCATCTGTGTAACAAGCGACAGCCTTGTTAGTCCAGCCCAGCTGCCAACTACCTTTAGATATGAAATTGCCATCTGTTGTAAAATTGCCTAACATTTTCAGCCTGCTTCCCGTTGCGTCTG includes the following:
- the LOC123473871 gene encoding U3 small nucleolar ribonucleoprotein protein IMP4-like, with amino-acid sequence MLRRQARLRREYLYRKSLEGRQKAIQDKKDRLRQALEEGRPIDTDLKKQAIELQKSLEWEDAGPERAALLGGTDTGGGGTSHMDDEYRWAGVEDPKIMITTSHDPSSRLKMFVKELKLVFPNSQRLNRGNYEMKQLLDACRANSVTDFIVVHEHRGQPNAIIISHLPYGPTAYFNVSDVVMRHDIPDIGPMSEQYPHLIFHNMKTPLGQRVMNILKYLFPVPKEDSKRVITFANHDDFISYRHHTYKKGEAGKGIELKEVGPRFQLRLYDLKLGTIDQADAADTEWAYRPYMNTTKKRRFLSDDDGWKA